The Phoenix dactylifera cultivar Barhee BC4 chromosome 12, palm_55x_up_171113_PBpolish2nd_filt_p, whole genome shotgun sequence genome has a window encoding:
- the LOC120112743 gene encoding CTP synthase-like isoform X1 yields the protein MERGAGGRQMKYVLVTGGVVSGLGKGVTASSIGVVLKACGLRVTSIKIDPYLNTDAGTMSPFEHGEVFVLDDGGEVDLDLGNYERFLDVTLTRDNNITTGKIYRSVIDKERKGDYLGKTVQVVPHITDAIKNRIERVSSTPVDGKRGPADVCVIELGGTVGDIESMPFIEALRQLSFSVGKENFCLIHVSLVPVLGVVGEQKTKPTQHSVRELRALGLTPDLLACRSAQPLQESTKEKLSQFCHVPVANILNIHDVPNIWHVPLLLRNQNAHEAILKQLDCLSIATPPDLKGWTIMAEAYDNLTNSVSIINNPSCYVPIFFFSSRMTDEGTIFLQVKIAMVGKYTGLTDSYLSVVKALLHACVSCSLKPSIQWIAASDLEDESAKTTPEAHAVAWEALKSSSCILVPGGFGDRGVPGMILAAKYARENRVPYLGICLGMQISVIEISRYVLGLGKANSEEFDPETPHRVVIFMPEGSRTHMGSTMRLGSRRTFFQNPDCITSKLYGNSAYVDERHRHRYEVNPDFIGNLESAGLKFVGSDESGRRMEIVELQDHPYYVGVQFHPEFKSRPGKPSALVLGLILAATGQLQPYLKRISDSSAEAPR from the exons ATGGAGCGGGGAGCGGGGGGGCGGCAGATGAAGTACGTCCTGGTGACCGGCGGCGTGGTCAGCGGCCTCGGGAAGGGCGTCACGGCCAGCAGCATCGGCGTCGTCCTCAAGGCCTGCGGCCTCCGCGTCACGTCCATCAAAATCG ATCCATACTTGAACACGGATGCAGGGACCATGTCTCCATTTGAACATGGGGAAGTTTTTGTTCTTGATGATGGCGGCGAG GTTGATTTGGATTTGGGAAACTATGAGCGCTTCTTGGACGTCACCCTGACTAGAGACAACAATATAACTACAGGGAAGATATATCGG TCTGTCATTGACAAGGAAAGGAAGGGTGATTATCTTGGAAAGACTGTCCAG GTTGTCCCTCACATCACAGATGCCATAAAGAACCGGATTGAGAGAGTATCATCTACTCCGGTCGATGGAAAAAGGGGCCCAGCTGACGTGTGTGTAATAGAGTTGGGTGGGACTGTGG GTGATATTGAATCAATGCCTTTCATTGAAGCCTTGCGCCAGCTGTCATTTTCTGTTG GTAAAGAGAACTTCTGCCTCATTCATGTGAGCCTTGTACCAGTATTGGGCGTAGTTGGTGAGCAA AAAACAAAGCCAACACAACATAGTGTCCGTGAATTAAGGGCATTAGGTTTGACTCCTGATTTATTGGCATGCCGCTCAGCTCAG CCTTTACAAGAAAGTACGAAAGAGAAACTGTCACAATTTTGTCATGTCCCG GTTGCTAATATTCTTAACATCCATGATGTTCCAAACATTTGGCATGTTCCACTGTTACTTCGG AACCAAAATGCACACGAAGCTATATTAAAGCAGTTGGATTGTCTCAG TATTGCTACTCCTCCAGATTTAAAAGGGTGGACAATAATGGCAGAGGCATATGATAACCTCACAAACTCTGTCAGTATCATCAACAACCCATCATGCTATGTgccaatatttttcttttctagtcGTATGACTGATGAAGGCACCATTTTCCTGCAGGTTAAAATAGCTATGGTTGGAAAGTATACTGGCCTGACAGACTCTTATTTATCTGTAGTGAAG GCCCTTCTGCATGCCTGTGTTTCTTGCTCACTGAAGCCATCAATACAATGGATTGCAGCATCTGACCTCGAAGATGAAAGTGCAAAAACG ACACCGGAGGCGCATGCTGTAGCATGGGAAGCTCTGAAG AGTTCTTCATGCATTTTGGTACCTGGTGGATTTGGCGACCGTGGGGTGCCAGGAATGATATTGGCTGCAAAATATGCTAGAGAGAACAGAGTTCCATATCTTGGCATTTGCTTGGGGATGCAGATCTCTGTGATTGAAATTTCTCGATAT GTTTTAGGTTTGGGAAAAGCAAACAGTGAAGAGTTTGATCCTGAAACACCACATCGTGTTGTGATATTCATGCCTGAG GGTTCAAGAACACACATGGGAAGTACAATGAGATTGGGGTCACGGAGAACATTCTTCCAGAATCCTGACTGTATTACCTCAAAGCT ATACGGAAATTCTGCCTATGTGGATGAACGCCACCGTCACAGATACGAG GTGAACCCTGATTTTATCGGAAACTTGGAAAGTGCGGGCCTAAAGTTTGTAGGAAGTGATGAAAGTGGAAGAAGAATGGAG ATTGTAGAACTACAAGATCATCCCTATTACGTTGGTGTGCAGTTTCATCCGGAATTCAAATCAAGGCCTGGAAAACCTTCAGCTCTGGTTTTAG GTCTTATATTGGCAGCAACCGGACAACTGCAGCCGTATCTGAAGAGGATTTCTGATTCGAGTGCAGAAGCCCCTCGGTGA
- the LOC120112743 gene encoding CTP synthase-like isoform X3, which produces MERGAGGRQMKYVLVTGGVVSGLGKGVTASSIGVVLKACGLRVTSIKIDPYLNTDAGTMSPFEHGEVFVLDDGGEVDLDLGNYERFLDVTLTRDNNITTGKIYRSVIDKERKGDYLGKTVQVVPHITDAIKNRIERVSSTPVDGKRGPADVCVIELGGTVGDIESMPFIEALRQLSFSVGKENFCLIHVSLVPVLGVVGEQPLQESTKEKLSQFCHVPVANILNIHDVPNIWHVPLLLRNQNAHEAILKQLDCLSIATPPDLKGWTIMAEAYDNLTNSVKIAMVGKYTGLTDSYLSVVKALLHACVSCSLKPSIQWIAASDLEDESAKTTPEAHAVAWEALKSSSCILVPGGFGDRGVPGMILAAKYARENRVPYLGICLGMQISVIEISRYVLGLGKANSEEFDPETPHRVVIFMPEGSRTHMGSTMRLGSRRTFFQNPDCITSKLYGNSAYVDERHRHRYEVNPDFIGNLESAGLKFVGSDESGRRMEIVELQDHPYYVGVQFHPEFKSRPGKPSALVLGLILAATGQLQPYLKRISDSSAEAPR; this is translated from the exons ATGGAGCGGGGAGCGGGGGGGCGGCAGATGAAGTACGTCCTGGTGACCGGCGGCGTGGTCAGCGGCCTCGGGAAGGGCGTCACGGCCAGCAGCATCGGCGTCGTCCTCAAGGCCTGCGGCCTCCGCGTCACGTCCATCAAAATCG ATCCATACTTGAACACGGATGCAGGGACCATGTCTCCATTTGAACATGGGGAAGTTTTTGTTCTTGATGATGGCGGCGAG GTTGATTTGGATTTGGGAAACTATGAGCGCTTCTTGGACGTCACCCTGACTAGAGACAACAATATAACTACAGGGAAGATATATCGG TCTGTCATTGACAAGGAAAGGAAGGGTGATTATCTTGGAAAGACTGTCCAG GTTGTCCCTCACATCACAGATGCCATAAAGAACCGGATTGAGAGAGTATCATCTACTCCGGTCGATGGAAAAAGGGGCCCAGCTGACGTGTGTGTAATAGAGTTGGGTGGGACTGTGG GTGATATTGAATCAATGCCTTTCATTGAAGCCTTGCGCCAGCTGTCATTTTCTGTTG GTAAAGAGAACTTCTGCCTCATTCATGTGAGCCTTGTACCAGTATTGGGCGTAGTTGGTGAGCAA CCTTTACAAGAAAGTACGAAAGAGAAACTGTCACAATTTTGTCATGTCCCG GTTGCTAATATTCTTAACATCCATGATGTTCCAAACATTTGGCATGTTCCACTGTTACTTCGG AACCAAAATGCACACGAAGCTATATTAAAGCAGTTGGATTGTCTCAG TATTGCTACTCCTCCAGATTTAAAAGGGTGGACAATAATGGCAGAGGCATATGATAACCTCACAAACTCT GTTAAAATAGCTATGGTTGGAAAGTATACTGGCCTGACAGACTCTTATTTATCTGTAGTGAAG GCCCTTCTGCATGCCTGTGTTTCTTGCTCACTGAAGCCATCAATACAATGGATTGCAGCATCTGACCTCGAAGATGAAAGTGCAAAAACG ACACCGGAGGCGCATGCTGTAGCATGGGAAGCTCTGAAG AGTTCTTCATGCATTTTGGTACCTGGTGGATTTGGCGACCGTGGGGTGCCAGGAATGATATTGGCTGCAAAATATGCTAGAGAGAACAGAGTTCCATATCTTGGCATTTGCTTGGGGATGCAGATCTCTGTGATTGAAATTTCTCGATAT GTTTTAGGTTTGGGAAAAGCAAACAGTGAAGAGTTTGATCCTGAAACACCACATCGTGTTGTGATATTCATGCCTGAG GGTTCAAGAACACACATGGGAAGTACAATGAGATTGGGGTCACGGAGAACATTCTTCCAGAATCCTGACTGTATTACCTCAAAGCT ATACGGAAATTCTGCCTATGTGGATGAACGCCACCGTCACAGATACGAG GTGAACCCTGATTTTATCGGAAACTTGGAAAGTGCGGGCCTAAAGTTTGTAGGAAGTGATGAAAGTGGAAGAAGAATGGAG ATTGTAGAACTACAAGATCATCCCTATTACGTTGGTGTGCAGTTTCATCCGGAATTCAAATCAAGGCCTGGAAAACCTTCAGCTCTGGTTTTAG GTCTTATATTGGCAGCAACCGGACAACTGCAGCCGTATCTGAAGAGGATTTCTGATTCGAGTGCAGAAGCCCCTCGGTGA
- the LOC120112743 gene encoding CTP synthase-like isoform X2 — MERGAGGRQMKYVLVTGGVVSGLGKGVTASSIGVVLKACGLRVTSIKIDPYLNTDAGTMSPFEHGEVFVLDDGGEVDLDLGNYERFLDVTLTRDNNITTGKIYRSVIDKERKGDYLGKTVQVVPHITDAIKNRIERVSSTPVDGKRGPADVCVIELGGTVGDIESMPFIEALRQLSFSVGKENFCLIHVSLVPVLGVVGEQKTKPTQHSVRELRALGLTPDLLACRSAQPLQESTKEKLSQFCHVPVANILNIHDVPNIWHVPLLLRNQNAHEAILKQLDCLSIATPPDLKGWTIMAEAYDNLTNSVKIAMVGKYTGLTDSYLSVVKALLHACVSCSLKPSIQWIAASDLEDESAKTTPEAHAVAWEALKSSSCILVPGGFGDRGVPGMILAAKYARENRVPYLGICLGMQISVIEISRYVLGLGKANSEEFDPETPHRVVIFMPEGSRTHMGSTMRLGSRRTFFQNPDCITSKLYGNSAYVDERHRHRYEVNPDFIGNLESAGLKFVGSDESGRRMEIVELQDHPYYVGVQFHPEFKSRPGKPSALVLGLILAATGQLQPYLKRISDSSAEAPR; from the exons ATGGAGCGGGGAGCGGGGGGGCGGCAGATGAAGTACGTCCTGGTGACCGGCGGCGTGGTCAGCGGCCTCGGGAAGGGCGTCACGGCCAGCAGCATCGGCGTCGTCCTCAAGGCCTGCGGCCTCCGCGTCACGTCCATCAAAATCG ATCCATACTTGAACACGGATGCAGGGACCATGTCTCCATTTGAACATGGGGAAGTTTTTGTTCTTGATGATGGCGGCGAG GTTGATTTGGATTTGGGAAACTATGAGCGCTTCTTGGACGTCACCCTGACTAGAGACAACAATATAACTACAGGGAAGATATATCGG TCTGTCATTGACAAGGAAAGGAAGGGTGATTATCTTGGAAAGACTGTCCAG GTTGTCCCTCACATCACAGATGCCATAAAGAACCGGATTGAGAGAGTATCATCTACTCCGGTCGATGGAAAAAGGGGCCCAGCTGACGTGTGTGTAATAGAGTTGGGTGGGACTGTGG GTGATATTGAATCAATGCCTTTCATTGAAGCCTTGCGCCAGCTGTCATTTTCTGTTG GTAAAGAGAACTTCTGCCTCATTCATGTGAGCCTTGTACCAGTATTGGGCGTAGTTGGTGAGCAA AAAACAAAGCCAACACAACATAGTGTCCGTGAATTAAGGGCATTAGGTTTGACTCCTGATTTATTGGCATGCCGCTCAGCTCAG CCTTTACAAGAAAGTACGAAAGAGAAACTGTCACAATTTTGTCATGTCCCG GTTGCTAATATTCTTAACATCCATGATGTTCCAAACATTTGGCATGTTCCACTGTTACTTCGG AACCAAAATGCACACGAAGCTATATTAAAGCAGTTGGATTGTCTCAG TATTGCTACTCCTCCAGATTTAAAAGGGTGGACAATAATGGCAGAGGCATATGATAACCTCACAAACTCT GTTAAAATAGCTATGGTTGGAAAGTATACTGGCCTGACAGACTCTTATTTATCTGTAGTGAAG GCCCTTCTGCATGCCTGTGTTTCTTGCTCACTGAAGCCATCAATACAATGGATTGCAGCATCTGACCTCGAAGATGAAAGTGCAAAAACG ACACCGGAGGCGCATGCTGTAGCATGGGAAGCTCTGAAG AGTTCTTCATGCATTTTGGTACCTGGTGGATTTGGCGACCGTGGGGTGCCAGGAATGATATTGGCTGCAAAATATGCTAGAGAGAACAGAGTTCCATATCTTGGCATTTGCTTGGGGATGCAGATCTCTGTGATTGAAATTTCTCGATAT GTTTTAGGTTTGGGAAAAGCAAACAGTGAAGAGTTTGATCCTGAAACACCACATCGTGTTGTGATATTCATGCCTGAG GGTTCAAGAACACACATGGGAAGTACAATGAGATTGGGGTCACGGAGAACATTCTTCCAGAATCCTGACTGTATTACCTCAAAGCT ATACGGAAATTCTGCCTATGTGGATGAACGCCACCGTCACAGATACGAG GTGAACCCTGATTTTATCGGAAACTTGGAAAGTGCGGGCCTAAAGTTTGTAGGAAGTGATGAAAGTGGAAGAAGAATGGAG ATTGTAGAACTACAAGATCATCCCTATTACGTTGGTGTGCAGTTTCATCCGGAATTCAAATCAAGGCCTGGAAAACCTTCAGCTCTGGTTTTAG GTCTTATATTGGCAGCAACCGGACAACTGCAGCCGTATCTGAAGAGGATTTCTGATTCGAGTGCAGAAGCCCCTCGGTGA